A DNA window from Vibrio cidicii contains the following coding sequences:
- a CDS encoding MipA/OmpV family protein: MKKKLFIVGLGAVFFLPSQTVKAQQPDWGIAAMYRVASIPFDTSGGDQSVSTFVPMMFYNDDNLFIRGTEGGFYLLESENQKWQLNALTRLRFIDIPKVAQNSIEGDKADFGLQLAHHWDENWRLEAEIMADNEYRFHSNYRLAAKYDWGDWELEPSFTLRYKEADFNSTYFAFSDITQEHIGAGIDANLGLKTRYHVASNLYLLGQASVTRLDSNAYHSHAVEDRYQGEFFVGFGFFNDKNKERKSSLSNKAYVRVAHGWATPSNIGEIFKFEQEKDPYNNQMSSFFYGHPLTDELFGLPLDIYLHSGIAHHWASQVQSSSTETVVSIKAYYTFNWPTKWRFGFAEGMSYIDNITYIEQTEMDEKGYTPSHLLNYLDFSFDVNAGELFGQSEWKNVWFGYSLHHRSAIFENASQFGRIKGGSNYNTVYLQFDF; encoded by the coding sequence ATGAAGAAAAAGTTATTCATTGTGGGGCTTGGTGCAGTTTTTTTTCTGCCTAGTCAGACGGTTAAAGCTCAGCAACCGGATTGGGGGATCGCGGCTATGTATCGAGTTGCCTCGATTCCATTTGATACTAGCGGCGGCGACCAATCAGTGAGCACGTTTGTCCCGATGATGTTTTACAACGATGACAACCTGTTTATTCGTGGCACCGAAGGCGGATTTTATCTACTCGAATCCGAAAATCAAAAGTGGCAGCTCAACGCGTTAACTCGACTGCGCTTTATCGATATCCCTAAAGTGGCGCAAAATTCGATTGAAGGCGACAAAGCGGATTTCGGTCTGCAGCTAGCGCATCATTGGGACGAAAACTGGCGTTTGGAAGCGGAAATTATGGCTGACAACGAGTACCGTTTTCACTCCAATTATCGTTTGGCGGCCAAATATGATTGGGGCGATTGGGAATTGGAGCCGTCGTTTACGCTCAGGTATAAAGAAGCCGATTTCAACAGCACCTACTTTGCCTTCTCTGATATCACTCAGGAGCATATTGGGGCAGGAATTGATGCGAACTTGGGTTTGAAAACGCGCTATCACGTGGCGTCAAATCTCTATCTGCTCGGGCAAGCCAGTGTGACTCGTTTAGACAGCAATGCCTACCATAGCCACGCCGTGGAAGATCGCTATCAAGGCGAGTTTTTTGTCGGGTTTGGATTTTTCAACGACAAGAACAAAGAACGCAAGTCGTCTTTGAGCAATAAAGCATACGTACGTGTGGCTCACGGTTGGGCAACGCCGTCCAATATTGGCGAAATCTTTAAATTTGAACAAGAAAAAGATCCGTACAACAACCAAATGAGCTCATTTTTTTATGGTCATCCTTTAACTGATGAGCTATTTGGCCTGCCTTTGGATATCTACCTGCATTCGGGAATCGCCCATCATTGGGCATCGCAAGTGCAGAGCTCGAGTACCGAAACAGTTGTGTCCATTAAAGCTTATTACACCTTCAATTGGCCGACTAAGTGGCGTTTTGGTTTTGCCGAAGGGATGTCCTACATCGACAACATTACCTATATCGAACAGACCGAAATGGATGAAAAAGGCTACACGCCAAGCCATTTGCTCAACTATCTCGACTTTTCGTTTGATGTGAATGCCGGAGAGTTGTTCGGGCAATCAGAATGGAAGAATGTCTGGTTTGGCTACTCGCTTCATCATCGTTCGGCGATATTTGAAAATGCCTCGCAATTTGGCCGGATTAAAGGCGGCAGCAACTACAACACTGTGTATCTGCAGTTTGATTTTTAA
- a CDS encoding FMN-dependent NADH-azoreductase: MSRLLVLKSSILGDYSQSNKLVDELVKNIDQQEITVRDLAQQPLPVLDFQVATALRASGELSVEQQAIVALSDTLIAEVKAADTLVITAPMYNFTVPTQLKNWIDLIARAGVTFKYTEAGVQGLIEGKKAIVITTRGGIHKDAASDNVTPYLRTVLGFIGITEVEFVYAEALNMGDDFASKGIASATQHLAALSA, from the coding sequence ATGTCTCGTCTTCTCGTACTTAAATCCAGCATTCTTGGCGACTACTCTCAATCCAATAAACTGGTCGATGAATTGGTCAAAAATATCGACCAACAAGAAATTACGGTGCGTGACTTAGCGCAGCAACCTCTGCCTGTATTGGACTTCCAAGTGGCGACAGCACTGCGTGCCAGCGGCGAGTTGAGCGTGGAGCAACAAGCGATTGTTGCGCTTTCAGACACGCTAATTGCCGAAGTGAAAGCGGCAGATACGCTGGTTATCACGGCCCCAATGTACAACTTCACGGTACCGACTCAGTTGAAAAACTGGATTGATCTGATTGCGCGCGCTGGTGTGACGTTCAAATACACCGAAGCGGGCGTACAAGGTCTGATTGAAGGCAAAAAAGCAATTGTGATCACCACACGCGGCGGGATCCACAAAGACGCCGCCAGCGATAACGTCACACCATATCTGCGCACCGTATTGGGTTTTATCGGTATCACTGAGGTTGAATTTGTCTACGCAGAAGCGCTCAACATGGGTGACGACTTTGCCAGCAAAGGCATCGCTTCAGCAACGCAGCACTTGGCTGCGCTGAGCGCTTAG
- a CDS encoding outer membrane beta-barrel protein, whose product MKKTLLALALVGASSTAMADSWIYGGATVGQSDFKGESGTSYSIHAGTGILPIIGIEAGLTQHGTFDIDYSGTKRDTKLRSYYAALKPSIDVGPLHVWAKGGLHQWDKEVTGLSAQDDDGVDIMYGVGAEYFIFGPLSVGASYMNYTTDKDDVGTFSLNATIHLL is encoded by the coding sequence ATGAAAAAGACTCTTTTAGCACTAGCGCTTGTTGGCGCGTCATCAACAGCGATGGCGGATTCATGGATTTACGGCGGTGCGACGGTCGGTCAGTCTGACTTTAAAGGCGAAAGCGGCACTTCCTACTCAATTCACGCGGGTACAGGCATTCTGCCAATCATTGGTATCGAAGCTGGCCTAACTCAACACGGTACTTTTGATATCGATTACTCAGGCACGAAGCGTGATACCAAGCTACGTTCTTACTACGCAGCACTTAAACCAAGTATCGATGTAGGCCCACTGCACGTTTGGGCAAAAGGTGGTCTTCATCAGTGGGATAAAGAAGTCACTGGCTTGTCAGCACAAGACGACGATGGCGTCGATATCATGTACGGTGTTGGCGCAGAATACTTTATCTTTGGTCCACTTTCTGTTGGCGCAAGCTACATGAACTACACTACAGATAAAGACGATGTGGGTACCTTCTCACTCAACGCGACAATTCATCTCCTATAA
- a CDS encoding OsmC family protein codes for MSQYTATVHWQRQAHEPFSDNLYSRGHEWRFDGGVVVPASASPHVVPLPLSVEQNVDPEEAFVAALSSCHMLTFLGIVAKKRYVVEEYIDHAVGSMEENEQGRMWVSQVVLRPKIRFAGELQPTREQLEKWHHLAHQHCFIANSVKTQVTTEF; via the coding sequence ATGTCTCAATACACCGCGACAGTTCATTGGCAGCGTCAAGCCCACGAGCCGTTTTCTGATAATCTGTATAGCCGCGGACATGAGTGGCGTTTTGATGGTGGCGTAGTGGTTCCCGCTTCTGCCTCGCCGCATGTGGTTCCTCTGCCTTTATCGGTGGAGCAAAACGTCGATCCTGAAGAGGCTTTTGTCGCCGCGCTGTCGAGCTGCCACATGTTGACTTTTCTGGGAATTGTGGCGAAAAAGCGTTACGTGGTGGAAGAGTATATCGATCACGCGGTTGGCAGCATGGAAGAAAATGAACAGGGCAGAATGTGGGTTTCGCAGGTGGTACTCAGGCCGAAAATTCGCTTCGCTGGTGAGTTGCAGCCGACACGTGAGCAACTAGAAAAGTGGCATCATTTGGCTCATCAGCACTGCTTTATTGCCAACTCGGTAAAAACGCAGGTAACTACGGAGTTTTAG
- a CDS encoding triacylglycerol lipase, with the protein MKRKLLFAALWIVSVSSLAGTSAASLDQTGYTQTRYPIVLVHGLFGFDKLAGVDYFYGIPESLTKDGAKVYVAQVSATNSSEVRGEQLLAQVETLLAATGAEKVNLIGHSHGGPTARYVASVRPDLVASVTSIGGVHKGSKVADLVRGHVAEGSVTEALAVKLAEGLSGLIGLLSGGSSLEQDPLASLDALTTQGSLRFNQFYPEGIPSSECGEGDLLAANGVYYYSWTGASTFTNVLDPIDAPMAILGLAFSEPSDGLVSTCSAHLGKVIRDDYKMNHLDEINGLLGIHHLFETDPVTLYRQHANRLKLQGL; encoded by the coding sequence TTGAAAAGGAAACTACTCTTTGCTGCTCTCTGGATAGTGAGTGTCAGTAGCTTGGCCGGAACCAGCGCTGCCTCACTTGATCAAACAGGCTATACCCAAACTCGTTATCCCATCGTGCTTGTGCACGGCTTATTCGGCTTTGATAAGTTAGCTGGAGTCGACTATTTCTACGGCATTCCAGAATCGCTCACCAAAGACGGCGCTAAGGTGTACGTGGCGCAGGTCTCCGCGACCAACAGCAGTGAGGTGCGTGGCGAGCAGTTGCTCGCGCAAGTTGAAACCTTGCTCGCAGCCACTGGGGCCGAAAAAGTGAACCTGATTGGCCATAGCCATGGTGGGCCGACAGCACGTTATGTTGCTTCTGTTCGGCCTGATTTGGTGGCGTCGGTGACCAGTATTGGCGGTGTTCACAAAGGTTCAAAAGTGGCAGATTTAGTGCGTGGCCACGTTGCTGAAGGCTCTGTCACGGAAGCGCTGGCGGTGAAACTTGCCGAAGGGCTCAGTGGGCTGATTGGTTTGCTTTCTGGTGGCAGCTCGCTTGAGCAAGATCCACTCGCCTCGCTTGATGCCTTGACCACGCAAGGTTCGCTGCGCTTTAACCAGTTTTACCCTGAAGGCATTCCAAGTTCAGAGTGCGGTGAAGGGGATCTTCTCGCTGCGAATGGCGTCTATTACTACTCTTGGACAGGTGCAAGCACGTTCACCAATGTGTTAGACCCCATTGATGCGCCGATGGCGATTTTGGGTTTGGCATTTAGTGAGCCAAGCGATGGTCTGGTCAGTACATGCAGTGCGCATTTGGGCAAAGTGATCCGTGATGACTACAAAATGAATCATTTAGATGAAATCAATGGCCTGCTTGGCATTCATCATCTGTTTGAGACCGATCCGGTGACCTTGTATCGTCAGCACGCGAATCGTTTGAAACTGCAAGGTTTGTAA
- a CDS encoding lipase secretion chaperone yields the protein MRSFIQRQKRAAVQDIRTAAQKDTELDIASGRALMEYSLSALGEKPLHQIQSEFTALGEVIQPLQIDERLFATYLQYKQALVELEPNWSTLDSLAFTELHQSLLALQQRFFTDEQIMLLFAEENQLRALAIEKMRLQSSALNQQEQQVMWQAQLADLPEYIQQSDANRSLIGELSQTEQEDRQSAYLKRAELVGEAGAQRLSQLDAQRQQFADELQSYLLARSEILQADFLSAEQKQQQIEAMRASRFAQKQWRRVEALERIQDASQSVN from the coding sequence TTGCGGTCTTTTATCCAACGGCAGAAACGAGCGGCGGTGCAAGACATTCGCACCGCTGCTCAAAAGGATACCGAGCTCGATATCGCCTCTGGTCGGGCGCTAATGGAGTACTCTCTCAGCGCTTTGGGTGAAAAACCGTTGCATCAGATACAAAGTGAATTCACCGCGCTTGGCGAAGTGATTCAACCATTGCAAATTGACGAGCGTCTGTTTGCGACCTACTTACAATATAAGCAAGCACTCGTTGAGTTAGAACCCAATTGGAGTACGCTCGATAGCCTTGCTTTCACCGAGTTACACCAATCTTTGTTGGCGCTACAGCAGCGCTTTTTTACCGACGAGCAAATTATGCTGCTTTTTGCCGAAGAAAATCAGTTGAGAGCCCTCGCGATAGAGAAAATGCGCCTGCAGAGCAGCGCACTCAATCAGCAAGAGCAGCAGGTCATGTGGCAAGCTCAATTAGCCGATTTACCAGAGTATATTCAGCAAAGTGATGCGAATCGCAGCTTGATTGGTGAACTTAGCCAAACTGAGCAAGAGGACAGGCAAAGTGCCTACTTAAAGCGAGCTGAGTTGGTGGGAGAGGCTGGGGCACAGCGGTTGAGTCAACTCGACGCGCAGCGCCAGCAGTTTGCCGATGAGTTGCAGAGCTATCTGCTTGCCCGCAGCGAGATTCTGCAGGCAGACTTTCTTAGTGCAGAACAAAAGCAGCAGCAGATTGAGGCGATGCGAGCCAGCCGCTTTGCTCAAAAGCAGTGGCGACGAGTCGAAGCATTAGAGCGCATTCAAGACGCATCGCAATCTGTAAACTGA
- the emrD gene encoding multidrug efflux MFS transporter EmrD: MSASFPLVKLTFLIAILTAVGQMTQTMYVPSIGYMADEFLVSPAALQAVMACYLIPYGLSQFFYGPLSDRIGRKPVIIIGLVIYILGTLVTLFAKQYEWFLAGSFIQGLGIGCGGAMSRTLTRDCFEGSELHRANSLISMCVIFSPLLAPVLGGYLTETFSWRSSYLFLALFAIAVIITMMTSMMETLPKEKRKVESVARSYRYVLSNPRFQGYLLCLVATFAGVAVFEAAAGVLLGGVLNLPATTVSILFVLPIPGYLIGAGLSSYIAQRRSQKRALNVGLVAILLGAAIVLIPGVFGQTTALTLVGGATIYFLGAGILFPAATTGALAPFPYHAGTGGAILGGMQNLGAGIATLIASLFPAQDQLPLGCLMLVMSILAMLGLRLVFRKPDSSNEMPLAI; the protein is encoded by the coding sequence ATGTCCGCGTCATTTCCATTAGTCAAACTTACCTTTTTAATCGCTATACTGACGGCTGTCGGTCAAATGACACAAACCATGTACGTGCCCTCGATTGGTTACATGGCCGACGAATTCCTCGTTTCGCCAGCCGCTTTGCAGGCGGTCATGGCCTGCTATCTGATCCCGTATGGCTTATCGCAGTTTTTCTACGGGCCGCTGTCTGATCGCATTGGCCGTAAACCGGTCATCATCATCGGCTTGGTGATCTACATTCTTGGCACACTTGTGACGCTGTTTGCCAAGCAATATGAGTGGTTTTTGGCGGGTAGCTTTATTCAAGGCTTGGGCATTGGCTGCGGCGGAGCGATGTCACGCACCTTGACACGCGATTGCTTTGAAGGATCAGAGCTGCACCGCGCCAACAGCCTGATTAGCATGTGCGTGATCTTTTCTCCCTTGTTGGCTCCGGTGCTGGGTGGCTACTTGACGGAAACCTTTAGTTGGCGCTCAAGTTACCTCTTCCTTGCTCTGTTTGCGATCGCGGTCATCATCACCATGATGACCAGCATGATGGAAACATTGCCAAAAGAGAAACGCAAAGTTGAGTCCGTCGCACGCAGTTACCGCTATGTGCTTTCCAACCCACGTTTCCAAGGCTATTTGCTCTGTTTGGTCGCGACTTTTGCTGGCGTGGCAGTCTTTGAAGCCGCGGCAGGCGTGCTGTTAGGCGGCGTGCTGAATCTACCAGCCACCACCGTCAGTATTTTGTTTGTCTTGCCCATTCCCGGTTATCTGATCGGTGCTGGTCTGTCGAGCTACATCGCTCAGCGCCGCTCGCAAAAACGTGCGCTCAATGTGGGTTTGGTGGCGATTTTGCTTGGCGCGGCCATCGTTTTGATCCCTGGCGTATTTGGTCAGACGACGGCACTCACGCTTGTTGGCGGCGCGACCATCTACTTTCTTGGCGCAGGTATTTTATTCCCAGCGGCAACCACTGGCGCACTGGCCCCTTTTCCTTATCATGCCGGGACGGGAGGAGCGATATTAGGCGGGATGCAAAACCTAGGAGCGGGCATTGCAACGCTCATCGCATCGCTGTTTCCAGCACAAGATCAACTGCCGCTGGGCTGCTTGATGCTCGTCATGTCCATTCTTGCCATGCTTGGGCTGCGTTTGGTGTTTCGTAAACCTGATTCATCCAACGAAATGCCGCTGGCGATTTAA
- the speB gene encoding agmatinase, whose translation MNDLFTKTDYSLYSNSMSFVRRPYVKDPVAADADLVVFGAPLDMATSGRPGARMGPDAIRRASVNLAWEGKKFPWDFNLFKKVKVIDGGDLVFDCGDAEDFTYRMEAATSAILQSGKTMLALGGDHFITLPVLRAYAKHYGEMALIHFDAHTDTYANGSSYDHGTMFYHAPKEGLISPKHSVQVGIRTEYKQDGHGFNVINAMQANDMTAEEILADIRRIVADKPVYVTFDIDCLDPAFAPGTGTPVCGGLNSDKILKIIRGLKDVNIVGMDVVEVSPPYDQSDLTALAGATIALELIYAWAANKEFEEKF comes from the coding sequence ATGAATGATTTGTTTACTAAAACTGATTATTCGCTTTACTCGAACTCAATGAGTTTCGTGCGTCGCCCGTATGTTAAAGATCCAGTCGCCGCAGACGCGGATCTGGTGGTGTTTGGTGCCCCATTGGATATGGCAACCTCTGGCCGCCCGGGTGCGCGTATGGGCCCGGATGCGATCCGTCGCGCCTCCGTTAACCTCGCTTGGGAAGGCAAAAAGTTTCCTTGGGACTTTAACCTGTTCAAGAAAGTAAAAGTGATCGACGGCGGTGACTTGGTCTTTGACTGTGGTGATGCAGAAGACTTTACCTACCGTATGGAAGCCGCGACCTCGGCTATTTTGCAGAGTGGCAAAACCATGTTGGCGCTGGGTGGCGATCACTTCATCACGCTACCAGTGCTGCGTGCTTATGCCAAACACTACGGTGAGATGGCACTGATCCACTTCGACGCGCACACCGACACCTATGCAAACGGCAGTAGCTACGACCACGGCACCATGTTCTACCATGCGCCGAAAGAAGGTTTGATCTCACCGAAGCACTCAGTACAAGTCGGTATTCGTACTGAATACAAACAAGACGGTCATGGCTTTAACGTCATCAACGCGATGCAAGCCAACGACATGACGGCCGAAGAGATTCTGGCCGACATTCGCCGAATCGTGGCAGATAAGCCAGTGTATGTGACGTTTGATATTGACTGCTTGGATCCGGCGTTTGCGCCCGGAACCGGTACGCCTGTTTGTGGTGGTCTCAACTCCGATAAGATCCTCAAGATCATCCGTGGTTTGAAAGACGTCAACATCGTCGGCATGGACGTTGTGGAAGTCTCTCCGCCATACGATCAGAGCGACCTGACCGCATTAGCAGGAGCAACCATCGCGCTTGAGCTTATCTACGCATGGGCAGCGAACAAAGAGTTCGAAGAGAAGTTCTAA
- a CDS encoding HDOD domain-containing protein produces the protein MSQAALITRLNELPRIQSLLQELLEMVNRDEVDFVQLTKKISMDQVLSARLLRMANSAHFGGSKNVATINDALIRVGTEAVRTLVVASVLSSAFPKITTLDMEKYWTDTFEVSVISAKLAGEAGMDVNETFTTGVLHNIGELMIHTLAPSEALLINQRVANGEDPIAVQEELLNVSSPTLGAKLARSWNFPEEMADAIEHFPEPREADVSPKLASILHFARAINSCWDEMTEPSEKALFLANHPDSRLLCISAAFVDKLDKIRGNGRELAQQMVAA, from the coding sequence ATGAGTCAGGCTGCGTTAATTACAAGACTAAACGAACTACCACGCATTCAAAGTCTGCTGCAAGAGCTACTGGAAATGGTCAATCGTGACGAAGTCGATTTTGTTCAACTCACGAAGAAAATTTCCATGGATCAAGTGCTCAGTGCCCGCTTATTGCGAATGGCCAACTCCGCCCATTTTGGCGGAAGTAAAAATGTCGCTACCATCAACGATGCACTCATCCGCGTTGGCACCGAAGCGGTAAGAACTTTAGTCGTTGCTTCTGTGCTTTCCAGCGCCTTTCCTAAAATCACCACGCTAGATATGGAGAAATACTGGACCGACACTTTTGAAGTCTCGGTGATTTCCGCCAAATTGGCGGGAGAAGCGGGCATGGATGTCAATGAGACCTTTACCACCGGCGTTTTACACAACATTGGTGAGCTGATGATCCATACCCTTGCACCAAGTGAAGCACTATTGATTAATCAACGTGTCGCCAACGGTGAAGATCCGATAGCGGTACAGGAAGAACTATTGAACGTCTCCTCTCCCACTTTGGGCGCAAAACTAGCACGTAGCTGGAACTTCCCCGAAGAAATGGCGGATGCAATAGAACATTTCCCAGAGCCACGCGAAGCGGACGTGTCCCCAAAACTCGCCAGCATTTTGCACTTTGCGCGTGCTATCAACAGCTGTTGGGATGAAATGACAGAACCCAGCGAAAAAGCCCTTTTCCTCGCCAACCACCCCGATTCAAGACTGCTTTGCATCTCTGCCGCCTTTGTCGACAAGCTTGATAAGATTCGCGGCAACGGCCGAGAATTGGCGCAACAAATGGTGGCAGCTTAA
- a CDS encoding GNAT family N-acetyltransferase: MTVTLRLLSEKDSNALLEFELENRQWFERFIAPREASMLSSDGILEHIEFCLEEYEEKRLLPMVVVDSQGEILGRINFHDVKFNQGQAALGYRFAERACGKGLASEMIKEGIDTVREIGFRRLVAVAAVDNLASQRVLEKCGFSQVALVPNYVRLHGHYVDCFRYQLNLRKLKNTV, from the coding sequence GTGACAGTCACACTCAGATTACTTAGTGAGAAAGACAGTAACGCTCTGCTTGAGTTTGAGCTAGAGAATCGTCAGTGGTTTGAACGATTTATCGCACCAAGGGAGGCTTCTATGCTCTCCTCTGACGGCATTCTAGAACATATCGAGTTTTGCTTAGAAGAGTATGAGGAGAAGCGCCTGCTGCCGATGGTGGTGGTTGATAGCCAAGGTGAGATCCTCGGGCGGATCAATTTCCACGATGTGAAGTTTAACCAAGGGCAAGCGGCGCTGGGCTACCGATTCGCCGAACGCGCATGTGGCAAAGGGTTGGCGAGTGAAATGATAAAAGAGGGCATTGATACCGTCAGGGAAATCGGGTTTCGACGTCTTGTCGCTGTTGCGGCAGTGGATAATTTGGCATCGCAACGAGTACTAGAAAAGTGCGGGTTTTCTCAAGTCGCTTTAGTGCCAAACTATGTGCGATTGCATGGCCATTATGTGGATTGTTTTCGCTATCAATTGAACCTGCGTAAATTGAAAAACACGGTTTAA
- a CDS encoding helix-turn-helix domain-containing protein, producing the protein MLLLKSDEYVGHDHSIRVLSREPQVDYPEHRHDFSELVLISSGCGIHIVNGHHSVVLPNTVACVSDRDYHQYIDNKDVNLLNILYNKNHLPISRCAADVIKRLESNHSHFLINAQTFGQLHAIGQQIKQEQLSAEKHSNALVQLLFEQLLLCLDRLECDKYQHAPVMQAIIYLCNNYSDQDLSVQGVCELFQISPKSLSTQLQSLTGLSSNSFINQLRIRKAMSLLKAGKSVTQVAFSVGYNDSNYFSTKFKSTTGESPRSYLRKCN; encoded by the coding sequence GTGTTGCTTCTCAAATCTGACGAATATGTTGGCCACGACCACTCAATTAGAGTGTTGAGCCGCGAGCCTCAAGTGGATTATCCAGAGCATCGCCATGATTTTTCTGAACTTGTGCTGATCAGTTCAGGCTGCGGAATACACATTGTCAACGGCCACCATTCGGTGGTGCTTCCTAACACTGTCGCTTGCGTCAGCGATCGTGACTACCATCAATACATTGACAATAAAGATGTCAATTTGCTGAATATTCTCTACAACAAGAACCATTTACCAATCAGTCGCTGCGCCGCAGATGTGATCAAACGCTTGGAAAGTAATCACAGCCATTTTCTGATTAACGCTCAGACCTTTGGACAGCTTCACGCCATTGGGCAACAGATCAAGCAAGAGCAACTCAGTGCAGAGAAACATTCTAATGCGCTTGTACAACTGCTGTTTGAGCAGTTGCTACTTTGTCTCGATCGCTTAGAGTGTGATAAATATCAGCACGCCCCAGTCATGCAGGCAATCATCTATTTATGCAACAACTACAGCGATCAAGATCTCTCGGTGCAAGGTGTCTGCGAGCTTTTTCAAATATCGCCCAAAAGCCTCAGCACGCAACTGCAATCGTTGACTGGCTTATCTAGCAATTCCTTCATTAACCAACTGCGCATACGCAAAGCAATGTCACTACTAAAAGCCGGAAAGTCGGTGACTCAAGTTGCATTTTCCGTGGGATATAACGACAGCAACTACTTCAGTACGAAATTTAAAAGTACCACTGGTGAATCACCAAGAAGCTACCTCAGAAAATGCAATTAA
- a CDS encoding iron-containing alcohol dehydrogenase: MSVFKLAFPKINLSGVGAIEALVERILQTHGQEPGLLICDPAMVELGFASKLIDSPLNIHLFQDVRPNPDTNTVLSALDAFETSGATYLIGFGGGSAIDTSKAIRILSANPLPIAAYNGVEKVSKLGVPLYAINTTAGTAAEVTSNAVITDTLTHVKHVIISDKIIPDVSVNDPSVMLGIPSAVTAATGIDALTHAIESYVSVGAHTLTDYISLESIKLIAQSLPKAVDNGQDIDARTMMAYGQFVAGLSFNSAGLGMVHAMAHPAGAQKDLPHGVCNAILLPIVCEFNRPHQVEKFANIAVALGVDTSTMTSEEASFAAIQAIKDLNQRVGIPSGFGAFGITETDILAWVDDALADPCAGGNPVAMDKQQVIELYKKAL, translated from the coding sequence ATGAGTGTATTTAAATTAGCCTTTCCCAAAATTAACCTGTCTGGCGTAGGCGCAATTGAAGCGTTAGTTGAACGCATTTTGCAAACTCACGGCCAAGAGCCGGGCTTGCTCATCTGTGATCCTGCAATGGTTGAACTTGGGTTTGCCAGCAAACTTATCGATAGCCCGTTGAATATCCACCTTTTCCAGGACGTCAGACCAAATCCAGACACCAACACGGTCCTAAGCGCGCTGGATGCTTTTGAGACATCAGGCGCGACTTACCTCATCGGTTTTGGGGGTGGTAGCGCCATCGATACGTCAAAAGCCATTCGCATCTTGTCGGCTAACCCACTGCCAATTGCCGCGTACAACGGAGTGGAGAAAGTTAGCAAACTGGGGGTACCTCTTTATGCGATCAACACCACAGCTGGAACAGCGGCAGAAGTCACCAGCAATGCGGTGATCACCGACACACTGACTCACGTTAAGCACGTGATCATCTCAGATAAGATCATTCCTGATGTGTCGGTTAACGATCCCAGTGTCATGCTCGGTATCCCTAGCGCGGTGACAGCGGCAACGGGAATCGATGCACTGACGCATGCGATTGAGTCCTATGTTTCTGTCGGTGCTCATACCCTGACAGACTACATTTCGCTGGAATCAATCAAACTTATCGCACAGAGCTTGCCGAAAGCGGTAGACAATGGACAAGACATCGATGCGCGGACCATGATGGCTTATGGCCAGTTTGTGGCGGGTCTGTCATTTAACAGTGCAGGTCTTGGCATGGTGCATGCCATGGCTCACCCTGCCGGCGCACAGAAAGATCTCCCACATGGCGTCTGTAACGCTATCTTGCTGCCCATCGTATGTGAATTTAACCGACCACATCAAGTCGAGAAATTTGCCAACATTGCTGTCGCGCTGGGCGTCGATACCTCGACAATGACGAGTGAAGAAGCCAGTTTTGCTGCCATCCAAGCCATCAAAGATCTTAACCAGCGCGTTGGCATCCCATCAGGCTTTGGGGCCTTTGGCATCACTGAGACTGATATCCTCGCTTGGGTTGATGATGCGCTCGCTGATCCATGTGCAGGTGGTAATCCTGTCGCAATGGATAAACAGCAAGTGATAGAACTTTACAAGAAAGCGCTGTAA